From Salvia splendens isolate huo1 chromosome 3, SspV2, whole genome shotgun sequence, a single genomic window includes:
- the LOC121797083 gene encoding uncharacterized protein LOC121797083 — protein MSHGEASTAATSGKCSNRTDPGKKYCSPVDEKLTSKVKCNFCNKEMNGGITRSKEHLMGKKGKVAPCPSCPKQVRDELWDHFQSKKNFGSSDFAKYTEFVDLGGTDSTSGIGNADEDATVVRGPMDEFMKRGAAASAGKLKQREYEATECLSFNAIRLPYFDRMVQSIGEFGKNLPVPSYHDIRVPLLHKEMEHTEALLEKKKKVWTKVGCSIMSDGWSDRKQRSIINFLVNSPSGSVFIRSIDASGIVKTGEKIFEMLDSMVDEIGEENVVQVVTVNGSNYVAAGKLLMAKREHLYWTPCAAHCIDLMLEDIGKIAVIKNTIKRSISLVGYIYSHSFTLNLLRTTTNKKELVRSAITRFAAMKRNLGCRLPPMIGQTRNEENFIGP, from the exons ATGTCTCATGGAGAAGCTTCAACAGCTGCCACTAGTGGAAAATGTTCGAATAGAACTGATCCGGGCAAGAAGTATTGTTCTCCCGTTGATGAAAAGTTGACTAGTAAAGTCAAATGCAACTTTTGCAACAAAGAGATGAACGGGGGCATCACAAGATCAAAAGAGCATCTGATGGGCAAGAAAGGAAAGGTTGCCCCATGTCCTAGTTGTCCGAAACAGGTGCGAGATGAGCTTTGGGATCACTTccaatccaaaaaaaattttgGAAGCTCAGATTTTGCGAAGTATACAGAGTTTGTCGATCTAGGTGGTACTGATAGTACGAGTGGCATTGGCAATGCAGATGAAGATGCTACAGTAGTGAGAGGGCCGATGGATGAGTTTATGAAAAGGGGTGCAGCTGCAAGTGCTGGAAAACTAAAGCAAAGAGAATATGAGGCAACAGAAT GCTTGTCGTTCAACGCGATTCGGTTGCCGTACTTTGATCGGATGGTTCAATCAATTGGAGAATTTGGCAAGAATTTGCCAGTTCCGAGCTATCATGACATCAGAGTTCCTCTTTTGCACAAAGAGATGGAACATACTGAAGCATTATTGGAGAAAAAGAAGAAGGTATGGACGAAGGTTGGTTGCTCGATTATGTCAGATGGATGGTCTGATCGGAAACAGAGGAGTATTATTAACTTTTTAGTTAATTCTCCTAGTGGATCCGTATTTATTAGATCTATTGATGCATCTGGCATTGTGAAGACAGGAGAAAAAATATTTGAGATGCTTGATTCTATGGTTGATGAAATTGGTGAAGAAAATGTTGTCCAAGTAGTAACAGTCAACGGGAGTAATTATGTTGCAGCCGGGAAGTTGTTGATGGCAAAGAGAGAGCATCTTTATTGGACTCCATGTGCGGCACACTGTATAGACCTAATGCTCGAAGATATTGGTAAGATTGCCGTGATTAAGAATACAATTAAGAGGAGTATTAGTCTTGTTGGCTATATTTATAGTCATAGTTTTACCTTAAACTTGTTAAGGACTACCACAAACAAAAAGGAGTTAGTGAGGTCGGCCATCACTCGATTTGCTGCAATGAAGCGCAATTTGGGCTGCAGACTACCACCAATGATTGGGCAGACGCGCAATGAAGAAAACTTCATAGGCCCATGA